Proteins from a genomic interval of Lycium ferocissimum isolate CSIRO_LF1 chromosome 2, AGI_CSIRO_Lferr_CH_V1, whole genome shotgun sequence:
- the LOC132040689 gene encoding uncharacterized protein LOC132040689 isoform X2, producing the protein MRRNSTLSATYSAKTDFDDDQMDDFQDEEAQDAPTQEQGQKQAADQEIEQRSQLDERDIESQTPNLSGIRSEVATEHRTLYLAALRDDWKAAEPIVRNKPSLARVAITRRDERVLHVAVAAKSTKFVEGLVDLMDKEDLKLKNTGGSTAFCFAAASGVVEIARAMAEKNEELANIRGEGRMAPITMAALFGNKAMVSYLHNVTNLKALEKSERFDLLEGTIQNDMYDVALALFKEDKTLATYRPAENHSILNMLAKKSVKISSRNLEGKSERFIHRRACSLVWGMFTWLKIVRELREKTLLKMKASELLEELWKECSENLAEDELKRLVSETNILHSAAKEGNVEFLALLIRDYPDLVWDVNQKGQTIFHVAVLHRQEKVFSLVHQIGAIKDLITLIIDDEDNYILHLAGKLGEPVLRVNKKTPGPGQQQLGEMEEKIMPTSFLNVSGAALRLQKELLWFKNNEWLGGGDNCATSNPPEGKQGWENSEAIIHRGAPALTERR; encoded by the exons ATGCGGAGGAATTCTACACTTTCGGCAACTTACTCAGCTAAGACGGACTTTGATGATGACCAAATGGATGACTTTCAAGATGAAGAAGCTCAGGATGCTCCCACTCAAGAACAAGGACAAAAACAAGCTGCTGATCAAGAAATTGAACAACGGTCTCAACTTGATGAAAGGGACATTGAAAGTCAAACTCCTAATCTTA GCGGCATTCGATCAGAGGTTGCAACAGAACATCGGACTCTATATCTAGCTGCTTTAAGAGACGATTGGAAAGCAGCTGAACCTATTGTAAGAAACAAGCCTAGTTTAGCGCGGGTTGCGATAACGAGACGGGATGAAAGAGTTCTACACGTTGCAGTTGCAGCAAAGAGCACCAAATTTGTAGAGGGGCTAGTGGATCTGATGGATAAAGAAGACTTAAAACTGAAAAATACTGGGGGAAGCACCGCGTTCTGTTTTGCAGCTGCGTCAGGGGTTGTTGAAATTGCTAGAGCAATGGCCGAAAAGAATGAGGAACTAGCTAACATCCGCGGTGAAGGTCGCATGGCACCAATCACTATGGCAGCTTTGTTCGGGAATAAGGCTATGGTATCATATCTCCACAATGTCACAAATCTGAAAGCGCTAGAAAAATCTGAACGCTTTGATCTTCTTGAAGGCACTATCCAGAATGACATGTATG ATGTGGCATTAGCTCTATTCAAGGAGGACAAAACTTTAGCCACTTACAGACCAGCAGAAAATCATTCTATCTTAAATATGTTAGCTAAAAAGTCTGTAAAAATCAGCAGCCGAAATCTAGAAGGGAAATCAGAAAGATTCATTCATAGACGAGCTTGTTCGCTGGTGTGGGGAATGTTTACAT GGTTGAAAATAGTTCGAGAACTGCGAGAGAAAACTTTACTGAAGATGAAAGCTAGTGAGCTACTTGAGGAGCTGTGGAAAGAGTGTAGTGAAAATTTGGCAGAGGATGAGCTAAAGAGGCTAGTCTCTGAGACAAACATACTCCATTCTGCCGCAAAAGAAGGAAATGTGGAATTTTTAGCTCTGCTAATTCGCGACTATCCTGATCTCGTATGGGATGTCAACCAAAAAGGACAGACCATCTTCCATGTTGCTGTTTTACATCGTCAAGAAAAAGTCTTCAGTCTTGTACACCAAATTGGAGCGATTAAAGACTTAATTACACTTATCATAGATGATGAAGACAATTACATTCTACATTTGGCTGGAAAATTGGGGGAGCCAGTCCTTCGCGTTAATAAAAAGACACCTGGCCCTGGGCAACAACAGCTTGGAGAGATGGAAGAGAAGATTATGCCGACATCATTTCTCAATGTGTCTGGAGCAGCTCTTCGACTGCAAAAAGAGCTATTGTGGTTCAAG AATAATGAATGGCTAGGAGGTGGAGACAATTGTGCCACCTCTAATCCTCCGGAAGGAAAACAAGGGTGGGAAAACTCCGAGGCAATTATTCACAGAGGAGCACCAGCTCTTACTGAAAGAAGGTGA
- the LOC132048123 gene encoding ankyrin repeat-containing protein NPR4-like produces the protein MKASELLEELWKECSENLAEDELMRLVSETNILHSAAKEGNVEFLALLIRDYPDLVWDVNQKGQTIFHVAVLHRQEKVFSLVHQIGAIKDLITLIVDDEGNYILHLAGKLGEPVLRVNKKTPGPGQQQLGEMEEKIMPTSFLNVSGAALRLQKELLWFKEVEKIVSPLFLRKENKDGKTPRQLFTAEHQLLLKEGERWMRDTANYCMIVATLIATVMFAAAFTVPGGNNDNEVTPIMLQLKGFTVIVVSDAVAMFSLIVSIVMFLSILTSRDTEDYFLVSLPNKLLFGLTTLFASIVGMVVAFAATFVLVYNNHAAWEPKLIAVSGAVPLALFGCLHYKLWWDMVKSTYLSKYLFKPRKNGLRLY, from the exons ATGAAAGCTAGTGAGCTACTTGAGGAGCTGTGGAAAGAGTGTAGTGAAAATTTGGCAGAGGATGAGCTAATGAGGCTAGTCTCTGAGACAAACATACTCCATTCTGCCGCAAAAGAAGGAAATGTGGAATTTTTAGCTCTGCTAATTCGCGATTATCCTGATCTCGTATGGGATGTCAACCAAAAAGGACAGACCATCTTCCATGTTGCTGTTTTACATCGACAAGAAAAAGTCTTCAGTCTTGTACACCAAATTGGAGCGATTAAAGACTTAATTACACTTATCGTAGATGATGAAGGCAATTACATTCTACATTTGGCTGGAAAATTGGGGGAGCCAGTCCTCCGCGTTAATAAAAAGACACCTGGCCCTGGGCAACAACAGCTTGGAGAGATGGAAGAGAAGATTATGCCGACGTCATTTCTCAATGTGTCTGGAGCAGCTCTTCGACTGCAAAAAGAGCTATTGTGGTTCAAG GAGGTGGAGAAAATTGTGTCACCTCTATTCCTCCGGAAGGAAAACAAGGATGGGAAAACTCCGAGGCAGTTATTCACAGCGGAGCACCAGCTCTTACTGAAAGAAGGTGAAAGGTGGATGAGAGATACAGCAAATTATTGTATGATTGTTGCAACCTTGATTGCTACGGTGATGTTTGCTGCTGCCTTTACTGTACCAGGCGGTAATAACGACAATGAAGTTACTCCAATAATGTTACAATTGAAGGGATTTACGGTTATTGTGGTATCGGATGCAGTGGCAATGTTCAGCTTAATTGTTTCCATCGTTATGTTCTTGTCCATTCTGACATCCCGCGACACTGAGGACTACTTCCTTGTGTCATTGCCTAATAAATTACTGTTTGGTCTCACGACACTCTTTGCCTCGATAGTTGGCATGGTAGTGGCTTTTGCAGCAACTTTCGTCTTGGTCTATAATAATCATGCGGCTTGGGAGCCGAAGCTCATTGCTGTGTCTGGTGCTGTTCCTTTAGCTTTATTTGGGTGTTTACATTATAAGTTATGGTGGGACATGGTAAAATCAACATACTTGTCCAAATATCTCTTTAAACCGCGAAAGAACGGGTTGAGGTTGTATTAA
- the LOC132040689 gene encoding ankyrin repeat-containing protein NPR4-like isoform X1 — protein MRRNSTLSATYSAKTDFDDDQMDDFQDEEAQDAPTQEQGQKQAADQEIEQRSQLDERDIESQTPNLSGIRSEVATEHRTLYLAALRDDWKAAEPIVRNKPSLARVAITRRDERVLHVAVAAKSTKFVEGLVDLMDKEDLKLKNTGGSTAFCFAAASGVVEIARAMAEKNEELANIRGEGRMAPITMAALFGNKAMVSYLHNVTNLKALEKSERFDLLEGTIQNDMYDVALALFKEDKTLATYRPAENHSILNMLAKKSVKISSRNLEGKSERFIHRRACSLVWGMFTWLKIVRELREKTLLKMKASELLEELWKECSENLAEDELKRLVSETNILHSAAKEGNVEFLALLIRDYPDLVWDVNQKGQTIFHVAVLHRQEKVFSLVHQIGAIKDLITLIIDDEDNYILHLAGKLGEPVLRVNKKTPGPGQQQLGEMEEKIMPTSFLNVSGAALRLQKELLWFKEVETIVPPLILRKENKGGKTPRQLFTEEHQLLLKEGEKWMRDTANYCMIVATLIATVMFAAAFTVPGGNNDVEGTPIMIQLKGFTVFVVSDAVAMFSSIVSIIMFLSILTSRYTEDDFLVSLPNKLLFGLTTLFASIVGMELAFSATFVLVYSNHMAWEPMLIAASGAVPVALFGCTL, from the exons ATGCGGAGGAATTCTACACTTTCGGCAACTTACTCAGCTAAGACGGACTTTGATGATGACCAAATGGATGACTTTCAAGATGAAGAAGCTCAGGATGCTCCCACTCAAGAACAAGGACAAAAACAAGCTGCTGATCAAGAAATTGAACAACGGTCTCAACTTGATGAAAGGGACATTGAAAGTCAAACTCCTAATCTTA GCGGCATTCGATCAGAGGTTGCAACAGAACATCGGACTCTATATCTAGCTGCTTTAAGAGACGATTGGAAAGCAGCTGAACCTATTGTAAGAAACAAGCCTAGTTTAGCGCGGGTTGCGATAACGAGACGGGATGAAAGAGTTCTACACGTTGCAGTTGCAGCAAAGAGCACCAAATTTGTAGAGGGGCTAGTGGATCTGATGGATAAAGAAGACTTAAAACTGAAAAATACTGGGGGAAGCACCGCGTTCTGTTTTGCAGCTGCGTCAGGGGTTGTTGAAATTGCTAGAGCAATGGCCGAAAAGAATGAGGAACTAGCTAACATCCGCGGTGAAGGTCGCATGGCACCAATCACTATGGCAGCTTTGTTCGGGAATAAGGCTATGGTATCATATCTCCACAATGTCACAAATCTGAAAGCGCTAGAAAAATCTGAACGCTTTGATCTTCTTGAAGGCACTATCCAGAATGACATGTATG ATGTGGCATTAGCTCTATTCAAGGAGGACAAAACTTTAGCCACTTACAGACCAGCAGAAAATCATTCTATCTTAAATATGTTAGCTAAAAAGTCTGTAAAAATCAGCAGCCGAAATCTAGAAGGGAAATCAGAAAGATTCATTCATAGACGAGCTTGTTCGCTGGTGTGGGGAATGTTTACAT GGTTGAAAATAGTTCGAGAACTGCGAGAGAAAACTTTACTGAAGATGAAAGCTAGTGAGCTACTTGAGGAGCTGTGGAAAGAGTGTAGTGAAAATTTGGCAGAGGATGAGCTAAAGAGGCTAGTCTCTGAGACAAACATACTCCATTCTGCCGCAAAAGAAGGAAATGTGGAATTTTTAGCTCTGCTAATTCGCGACTATCCTGATCTCGTATGGGATGTCAACCAAAAAGGACAGACCATCTTCCATGTTGCTGTTTTACATCGTCAAGAAAAAGTCTTCAGTCTTGTACACCAAATTGGAGCGATTAAAGACTTAATTACACTTATCATAGATGATGAAGACAATTACATTCTACATTTGGCTGGAAAATTGGGGGAGCCAGTCCTTCGCGTTAATAAAAAGACACCTGGCCCTGGGCAACAACAGCTTGGAGAGATGGAAGAGAAGATTATGCCGACATCATTTCTCAATGTGTCTGGAGCAGCTCTTCGACTGCAAAAAGAGCTATTGTGGTTCAAG GAGGTGGAGACAATTGTGCCACCTCTAATCCTCCGGAAGGAAAACAAGGGTGGGAAAACTCCGAGGCAATTATTCACAGAGGAGCACCAGCTCTTACTGAAAGAAGGTGAAAAGTGGATGAGAGATACAGCAAATTATTGTATGATTGTTGCAACCTTGATTGCTACGGTGATGTTTGCTGCTGCCTTTACTGTACCAGGCGGTAATAACGACGTTGAAGGTACTCCAATAATGATACAATTGAAGGGATTTACGGTTTTTGTGGTATCAGATGCAGTGGCAATGTTCAGCTCAATTGTTTCCATCATTATGTTCTTGTCCATTCTGACGTCTCGCTACACTGAGGATGACTTCCTTGTGTCATTGCCTAATAAATTACTGTTTGGTCTCACGACACTCTTTGCCTCGATAGTTGGCATGGAATTGGCTTTTTCAGCAACTTTCGTCTTGGTCTATAGTAATCATATGGCTTGGGAGCCGATGCTCATTGCTGCGTCTGGTGCTGTTCCTGTAGCTTTATTTGGGTGTACATTATAA